Within the Bradyrhizobium ottawaense genome, the region CACGTCGGAAACGGGGCGGAACGGCAACTGCGCTAAAGCCAAGCCCGTCAGCGGAACTTTGTGCTCACGCTCTCCCTTCATTCGAATGGCCGGAATTGTCCAGAGATCGCTTTTAACTTCGGCGGCCGGGTCGATGTCCGCGGCCTCGTTGAAGCGACAAGCGGTCAAGATGACCCACCGGAGCATACGGGCTGCATCGCTCGTTTCGCCGGCCAGCGATTTCCAGAATTTCGGCATTTCTTCATGGGGTAGGGCAGGGTGGTGCTTCACTTCCGACTTCTTGCGACGGGCAAGCACTTGGTCGAGATGACCGCGCCAGAGGGCAGGATTTTCGCCGGTGCGCAGCCCTTCGGCCTTTGCTGCATTCAGAATTACTTCAATTCGTCCGCGAACACGTCGCGCCGTTTCCTTTTTCACGTCCCATATCGGGCGCAGCACTTTCAACACTGCCGCGGTATCCACGTCTGCGACAGCCAAATGACCAATGTGTGGATAGCCGTAATCGCGAAGACTGTTGCGCCATTGCTGGCGGTGCTTGTCGTTTTTCCATCCGGCCTCGCGACCGGTGATGAACCCTTCCGCATAGACCTGGAAACTGACTGAGCGGGAAGCTTGAACCTTGGCCTCAGTTCGTTTGGTGTTCCGATGTTCGATCGGGTCTTGGCCGGCGCGGATCAGCTTTCGCGCTTCATCGCGCGCGTCCCGAGCGTCGGCTAGCGTCACTTCGCTGGCGGATCCGAAACCGGCGTAGCGCTCCTTGCCGGTCGTCGGCGACGTGTACCTAAAGACCCAAGACCGATTGCCGTTTTTGTCGACGTCGAGCCGCAGTCCGTTACCATCACCAAGCTTGTCGCCAGGTTTGGCGTTTTTCACCGCCAATGCAGTCAGATTTCCCATCGCTAATCCTTCCAAAGTGTCCGCCTAAACCCACGTCCTCATCCACGTCGGCGACGTAGATGCGGGTTGACACGCGGAAACATTGAACGACGCGAAAGTAAAAATTCGCGTTAAGTCACAATGACTTGGGTATCAGGGATGGACGTGTATAGACACTGGTGGATTAGCAGGTGGCGGAAGGGGTGGGATTCGAACCCACGGTACCCTTGCAGGCACGCCGGTTTTCAAGACCGGTGCCTTAAACCGCTCGGCCACCCTTCCGTCTTTGAATGTGGCGGCATAGCAGGGGCGTGCGGCCGGGGAAAGCGGCAATTCGGGCAAGGACGGCACCCTCTCGGGTGCCGTCGTCCTAGCCTAACGCGAAGGCCAGCAGACCCGAACACAGCAGCACGAGGCTCGCTGTGGTCAAGGCGAGGAATCCGTTGGAGACATAGTCGTGGTTGCGCATGGTACACCTCACGCTCACGATGCTCGTCCGAATTGATTAAAGCTTTCGGAATCTCCGGAAGGGGCGGGCGGCGCGCTTTTCCGCGAGCCACCCAGCCTCAGGCAGCCAAATCAGGCCCTGGAACGAAAACCTTCAAAAGCGTGGGCAAGAAAAATCCCGGCACTCACCAGGCCCATCACTGCAGTCACTGTCTCAATCATCGCAAAAGTCCTTTTGCGCCCCTGCACCCACCAAACGACCGCGCCGTTGCACAGTCAAAAAGATTCAGGGGGTGGAATCCAAATCGCACTGGAGTGATGATTTGCTGCAACAGGTTGTCTGAAACCGGGACAAGCGAAGTGCGCGAGGTGTGCATTTTGCCGGCGACGGCTCCTGTATTTCGACGGATACGCAAGGCAACCATTCGTTCACCACGCGGGTGCTGACCCCATTTCCGCCGCGTTCCGGATGCGATATCTTCACGACTTGATGCGGAGGTGGGCCGTATCGTGATTCAAGGTCGTGGCTGCCTCGACGCAGGTGTCCGGCCGGTGGAATGGTAATTGGGGCGAATGGGGATTCGACGGTCAAAATCGATGGTGCTGGCGCGTGGCGCTGCGACGGTGGCCGCGTGCCTCGTCCTCGCCAACTGCGCCTCGTCGAACAAGTTCGCCAGCCGCGTCGATCCCAAATACGGCGTCTCCTCCAGCCCCCGGGTGGTGGCGCTGGGTGACCCCGTGCCGAAGGGCGGCGGCACGTATCGCATCGGAAAACCCTACACCGTTGGCGGCCAGGTCTACGTCCCGGAGGAGGATACCAACTATCGCGCCGAGGGCATGGCCTCCTGGTATGGCGATGATTTCCACGGCCGGCTGACCGCCAATGGCGAAGTGTTCGACATGGGTTCGCTGACGGCGGCCCATCCGACCCTGCCGATGCCGAGCTACGCTCGGGTGACCAACCTGCGGAACGGCAAATCCCTGATCGTCCGCGTCAACGACCGCGGCCCGTACCACGGCAACCGCCTCATAGACGTCTCGAATAAGGCCGCCGAACTGCTTGATTTCAAAGGGAATGGCGTCGCCAAGGTTCGGGTTGAATATGTCGGGCGGGCGCCGCTCGAGGGTTCCGACGACCGTCAGTTGATCGCGACCCTGCGGACCGGGGTTCCGGCGCCGTCGCCGTCGACCGTCCGGGTAGCCTCCGCCCGGCCGTTCGTACCCGAAATGCCGTCCTCCGCGGGCCGGATCCGGGGCGAAGTTCCGATGCCGGAAGGCCGCCCCTACAGCCTCGGCAACAGCTCGGCCGATTACGCCTCGATCAACGCGACCTCGGAAATGTCGGCGTCCAGCCGCTCCCGTGGCCGGACACTCGAAAATCCGCGCGCGGTGTCCTACGAGAACGACGCTGTTTATGCGGCCCCGAGCGCGGCCTATCTGCCGGTCGACCCGCGCGGCCCCAGCGAAGTGCTCAGCGGCCGCGGGCTTTACTAACCCCGCAGAAAAGCGATCAGCGCCGCATTGACCTCGTCCGGGCGCTCCTGCTGCACCCAGTGACCCGCGCCCTCAATGATGAGCTTCTGCCGCAGATTCGTCAGTACCCGGTCCAGTTCCGTGACCCGCTTGGCGCCGATCAGTCCGGTAATGACTGAATCCCTCGATCCCGCGATGAACAATGACGGCTGATGGATCTGCGCGCCCTGCCAGGGGGCGGTCAGGTCCCAGTTGCGGTCGAGGTTGCGATACCAGTTCAGCCCGCCGCGGAAGCCGGAGTGCCGGTAGGCCTCCGCGAAAGTGGCGATGTCCGCCTCGCTGAGCCAGTCCGGCAGGGTCAGGACAGGCGGGATGTTGCCGAGAAAGCCCTTGTCCTCGGTGACGAACATGGCCGCGGGGTCGGAGACACCGCGCCCGAGGATCTTGCGCATCGTGGTGGCGACATCGCGCTCGAATTCCGCCTCCGCGACATCAGGCGTCTGGAAATACTGCCAGTAGAAATTGGTGACGCCGCCGGCGCGCAGGCTGTCGAGCGGCCGGGCGCGGCCGCGGAACGGCGGGGGGACGCTGAGGCCTGCGACCCTGGTGAACATGTCCGGACGGAACAGCGCCGCATGCCAGGCGACCGGCGCGCCCCAGTCGTGGCCGACGATAACAGCCTCGGTTTCGCCAAGCGCCGTCACCAGCGCGACCATGTCGCCGACGGTGTCGAAGATGCTGTAGGCGCCGACGTCGTCGGGCGCGCTGGTCCGGCCAAACCCACGCATGTCGGGGGCTACGACATGAAAGCCCGCATCGGCGATCGCCGCGATCTGGTGCCGCCACGAATAGGACAGTTCAGGCCAGCCATGGCACAGCACGACCAGCGGACCCTGGCCCTGCTCGAGCAGAAACAGCTCGATCCCGTTGGCGGAAATAGTGCGTGTGGATGGCATCGCGTTTCCGCCCTGTTTTTCGTATTTTGTCGGCAAATTGCAGTATCCGCACGATACGGTTCTTCAACCGGCGCTGCAATCCGATCGACACGGCGGCAAATGCCAAAAGCCGTGTTGTTTGCGATACTTCCACCTGTTAGAACGCACGGATTCAGGACATCGCAAATGGCCGTCGAGACCCCCGTTTTCCGCACATTGAGAGCCGCGGCCGCGTTCCCGTGGCGCAGCCTTGTGGCGTCAGCGCTG harbors:
- a CDS encoding septal ring lytic transglycosylase RlpA family protein, with the protein product MGIRRSKSMVLARGAATVAACLVLANCASSNKFASRVDPKYGVSSSPRVVALGDPVPKGGGTYRIGKPYTVGGQVYVPEEDTNYRAEGMASWYGDDFHGRLTANGEVFDMGSLTAAHPTLPMPSYARVTNLRNGKSLIVRVNDRGPYHGNRLIDVSNKAAELLDFKGNGVAKVRVEYVGRAPLEGSDDRQLIATLRTGVPAPSPSTVRVASARPFVPEMPSSAGRIRGEVPMPEGRPYSLGNSSADYASINATSEMSASSRSRGRTLENPRAVSYENDAVYAAPSAAYLPVDPRGPSEVLSGRGLY
- a CDS encoding tyrosine-type recombinase/integrase; this encodes MGNLTALAVKNAKPGDKLGDGNGLRLDVDKNGNRSWVFRYTSPTTGKERYAGFGSASEVTLADARDARDEARKLIRAGQDPIEHRNTKRTEAKVQASRSVSFQVYAEGFITGREAGWKNDKHRQQWRNSLRDYGYPHIGHLAVADVDTAAVLKVLRPIWDVKKETARRVRGRIEVILNAAKAEGLRTGENPALWRGHLDQVLARRKKSEVKHHPALPHEEMPKFWKSLAGETSDAARMLRWVILTACRFNEAADIDPAAEVKSDLWTIPAIRMKGEREHKVPLTGLALAQLPFRPVSDVTLSTCIARHTKTIATTHGMRSTFRDWAGDCTSFPRDIAEMALAHAVSDETEAAYRRSTALAKRRELMTTWAAYCSSASSS
- a CDS encoding alpha/beta fold hydrolase, which encodes MPSTRTISANGIELFLLEQGQGPLVVLCHGWPELSYSWRHQIAAIADAGFHVVAPDMRGFGRTSAPDDVGAYSIFDTVGDMVALVTALGETEAVIVGHDWGAPVAWHAALFRPDMFTRVAGLSVPPPFRGRARPLDSLRAGGVTNFYWQYFQTPDVAEAEFERDVATTMRKILGRGVSDPAAMFVTEDKGFLGNIPPVLTLPDWLSEADIATFAEAYRHSGFRGGLNWYRNLDRNWDLTAPWQGAQIHQPSLFIAGSRDSVITGLIGAKRVTELDRVLTNLRQKLIIEGAGHWVQQERPDEVNAALIAFLRG